Genomic segment of Candidatus Thorarchaeota archaeon:
GGTATTGATCCCTCTAGGGAATTACTCGAGATGGCGAAACAAAGGGACATTAATATCGCTCTTGCACGGGGCGAGGATGGGGTATTCATGAATGGAAGCTTTGGCACCGTGTTTTTGATTGTCACTATCTGCTTTTTGGAGAATCCCATGAAAGTGTTAACCGAAATCAACCGA
This window contains:
- a CDS encoding class I SAM-dependent methyltransferase, which produces MLLPMLPEPWLEVGVGSGRFARALGIEVGIDPSRELLEMAKQRDINIALARGEDGVFMNGSFGTVFLIVTICFLENPMKVLTEINR